Within Amycolatopsis sp. FDAARGOS 1241, the genomic segment TCGCGAAGGCAAGCAGCGCACCGGAACCCGTTCAGGCGGTCTGGATCGAGTTCGGCGCGGGCCCCGCGCGGATTCGCGGTCGGCGGGCGTGCGCCCGGCCGATCGGCAGGCGCACGCCCGCCGGTGTTTCCGCTGCGTCGCCCGCGAAAGCGGCTGCGCTCGGATCGGCTCAAGCTCGCGGACCCGGCGGGTGACCACCGTGGGAGTCAGGGCCTTCGTGGTCGCGCCGACCGGGACTTCGACCTCCGGTCGCAGCCGGCCGTCCTCAATGGACCGCGCGCAGCGGGCGAGGCCGCGCGGCGCCCGGTAAGTGGCGGCGACGCGCGTGATCGCTCCGCCGGGCTGGGCTGTTCGATGCGCATCGCCCGACCGCGCCAAGGCAGTCGTGGTTGCAGGAGTTCGTCGCAGGGGAATGCGGGCCGGGTTCAAGCGTCCGGCCGTCCCAGCGCGCTCAGATCGTGGTGGCGATCAGCGCTGGTCGAGCTGGGCGCGCAGGTCGTGGATCGTGTTCTCGGCGTCGGCGAGCTGGTCCTGCAGGCCGATGATGCGGGCGGCGGCGAGGGCGTGGCCTTCGTCGAGTTGTTCGCGCAGCCGGACGAGGGTGAGCCGGCGGCGGGAGTAGCGGCGATGCCCGCCGTCCGAACGCGGGGGGCGGACCAGGTCCGCGGTGTCCAGGCTGCGCAGGAACGCTTCCTGCACGCCCAGCATCTTCGCGGTCTGCCCGGTGGTGAAGGCCGGGTAGTCCTGGTCGTCGAGGTTGCCCAGATCAGCCACGCACACCTCCTTCGCGGGTGGAACGCACGCCAGTCGCTACAGATTATCTGCGGCGGGCGCTTGACACAACTTGCAGTGTGCGCTATAGAAATGGAGAGGCGGTACATGACCTGGTGTCGAACACGACGATGTTGCCGGGGAGTGATCGACGATGCCGGACGCCACCCGTCACGCGGCGGTGACCAGCGGGTTCGCCGAGCTGGTCTGCGCCGATGCGGCCTGGCTGCGCGCGGAGTTCGACGCGATCATCGCCGCCAACTTCGGAGCTCTCGCGCCACCTCCAGCACGGCCGCGGCCTGGGTCCGCGGGCCCGCAGCAGCCCGGCCGCACGCCCCGCGCAGCTGCCACCGGCGACCGGCCGCCCGGCGTGACACCGGTGCTGCGAGCTGGTCATCGGCAGCGTTCCCCTCCGCTGCCCGGTTCGCCTGTGCAATCAGCGAATACAACGGCGACCTCGAAAGGCAGGTGATGCCCACTCCTGGAGCCCGTCAGTTCGCCGGCGAGGATGCCTGCTTCGCCAGACGGCCGAGAGACCCCGACAGCGGTCCCGGCCCGGATCCAGCGGCGCACCCTCACGCCACCGAGCCGGCCCGACTACGGCCGGGGCGGGCACCGGGAACGCTCGCACACGCAACCCACCGAACTGGTTCCGGCCGCCGCCAGGGTGGCGGCGGCCGGAGTTCGACGAGCACACCAGACCAGCGGTACAGGCTGCCGAATCGCCGCCGGCCACCAGCACGCCGGTGGCGCGCAGGGAAGGAGCAAAGGAGGCGGAAGGTCATGTTGATGCGGACTGACCCGTTCCGGGAGCTGGACCGGCTGACCCAGCAGTTCTTCGGTGCCAACGGCACCACGGCGCGCCCGGCGGTCATGCCGATGGACGCCTACCGGTCCGGCAATGAATACGTGGTGCAGTTCGACCTGCCCGGTGTCGCGCCGGACTCCATCGACCTTGACGTGGAGCGCAACGTGCTCACCGTCAAGGCCGAACGCAGCCCGGACTACGACGAGGGCGCCGAGGTACAGGTGTCCGAACGACCCCGCGGGGTGTTCTCCCGCCAGCTGTTCCTGGGCGACACCCTCGACGCGGACAACATCGAAGCGCGTTACGACGCGGGTGTGTTGACGCTGCGGGTACCGATCGCCGAGCAGGCCAAGCCGCGCAAGATCGCGATCAGCGGCGGGGGCGAGGCCAAGCAGATCAAGGCGTGAGCGCCCCGAACCCCGGCTCGGCCGATTCGCGGCCCCACCCAGCGCGGCCTCGACCGCTTCGGGCGGGGCCGGCGTCGTCTTCGCCGCAGGGACCCGAGCCCTCTGCCGCGCCACGACCAGTGCGCACAACCCGAAGGGAGAACCGGTCATGCTCGACGAAGCCCCTACCCACGATGTCGCCGACCAGCAGCGCCCGGCCCGCCCCGAACCCTTCGACGACGAGCAGGTTCCGCGTGGCATCGGGGATTCGCTGGACGCCGATCCTGCTGATGTCGCCGACCAACACCGCGACGCACCCGTAATCGACGACGGCGAACCCTGGCCCTGATCCGGCGCCCCGTGCCGGGGCGAGCACAGCACGAGGAGAAGCGGAAGCGATGGGCACCACCCGACGCCGGCCGGCCACGATCGCGACCACCATGGCCGCGACAGCCCGAGAGCTTCGGCTCACGATCCGCGCGGCCGACCCGGCCCAGCCACCTGGCGTGGCGCAGCTGCGGGAGGCCGGCCGGCAGCCGGCGGACCTGGTGGCTCTGCCGGCCGAGCACCCCGGCCACCGCACCCAGCGCCCCGGGCGGCTCCGCCGGCTCGACGACGCGCCGGCCACACCTCCTCTGGGCTGCCGAGAACTGGCCACCCCGCGGCACGTCCTCAACAGCGCCCACAGAGCCGCGCGCGACTACTGCACCGAGATCCGCGGCTCACCGCAGCTGTACCCGGTCCGCTTCAGCCTGCGACATGAACACGCCTCACCCCCGGGCCCGCCCAATCCCTACGCGGTGCTCGGCCTGTCCCCCAACGGCGGCGCCGCCGAGATCACGGCCGCCTACCGGCGCGCGGTCCGCGACTGCCACCCCGACGCCCCGCACCCGGACCGCGACCGGCTCGCGGCCGTGATCGCCGCCTACCGCCAGCTCCGCGACCACCCCGCACGGCAGGCCACCGACGAACCGCGCCGGCACCCCACCCACGGCCGCGATGTTCCTGTGCGCGTGCACCCCCGCACCACGCCTCCGGCGCCAGACGTGCGCGCCGGCCCCGTCCATCGCCACCCCGATCGAACTTGATCGAGCTTCGAGTCCTCGCAGGCCATGACCGTTCCGTGCTGCACCGGCGCTGACCTGCGATGTGCCGGGACCAGCGCCGATCATCCGCCGTCGTACGCCAGCTGCTCGGCGCACGCAGGTGGCGAGGCCGTCACGTTGTGCGGAGCCGCCCGGGCCGTTCCCACGCGGCGGCGATCGGCTACGCGTGTGCGCCACGCCGATCGTTGCTGGGGGCGCTGTGAGCCGTCAGTCAGCCGGGGATGGTGCGGGGGTCGTGGCCGTAGGTGTTGCGCTCACCGATCCGGCCGTCCTTGGTGCGGATGAAATGCTCGACCTTGCGCTCGCGGGCCATGTCCCGGCCCTTGCCGACGGCCGCTTCCTTCGAGTCGTGGATGTTCGCGGCCCGGCTGCTGCCTTCGACCTTGTTCTTCCACTGGCCACCCTGGAAATAGGTCTCGATGTCGCCCGTCATCGGTCGGTCTCCTTCCCTGCCGGGCGCGCCTCAGCCGGGTGAATACCCGTTCTGCGCTGCCGGGACACGGTGATTGGTGACCGCCGCGCTCAGCGCGGGTCCGGGCGGCGGGCGGGCGCTCATAGTGCAGATGTACTACACTGGTGGTTCGGTCAAGCAGCCGGCCGTACCTGACCTTCCCGCACTCCGGGCAGCAGTTGTTGCGTGGCCGCACGATCGCCTCGATCCCCCTCAGCGTTGTACCTAGGGTGTGGCCAACGAAAGTGGGCCACCATGACCAGCACCATCGCCGACTTCCGCCCGAGCACACTGGCCCAGCCGCATCCGTTGCAGCTGGGCACCCAGCGCCCCACCGATGACACCGTGATCGTGCGGGTCGATGGCGACATCGACGGCGACACCGCACCCCGGCTGCACGAAATGCTGCAGGAACGCGTCCACGGCACGATCGGCACGCTGGTGATCGATCTGACCGCGGTGACCTTCCTGAGCTCGAAGGGGCTGCGCACGCTGGAGCTGGCCTACCTCCTGGCGGTGGAACGCGGCATCGCCTGCACCCTGCGCCCACCGATGTCCGCGGCCGTGCAGCGCATCCTCACCCTGTTCCCGATGCGGTTCACCAAGGCCATCGCCGCACCGCAGTCCTGACCCACAGGCCGGCCTCACTGTCGTCGGCCTGGAGGTGAGGCCGCAGCCGCTGGACCTGCGGCCTCCCGGTGGGTGAAAGCCGGCGGGGACTCGTTCAGGCGGCCGGACGTCAGGCCTGGGAAAGGTACTCCAGAGCTGCCGACAGCAGCGGCCGGTGACCCTCGTACAGCTTGCCCCCGGCACTCTCGATCGCTGCTGTCAGTGCCTGCAGGCTGGTGAACGGGTACCACGCGGCTTCGGCGGCGTCGTCACCCGCTGAGGCCGTGACTGGTTCCTCCAGCCGGTAGAGAGCCACCGTGCTCGATGCCCACGCGTGATCGGTGTTCCGCCAATCCTCCACGTAGGCCCGGGTCAGAATCACCGGGTCGAAACCGGCGAGGTCCACATTGGTCTCTTCGTGCAGCTCGCGCGCCAGCGCGTGCGGCGCGGTTTCGCCGGGGTCGACCATGCCGCCCGGAATGGCCCATTCCCGGCAGTCGTCGCGCAGGATGAGGAGCACCTGCGGCTGTGCAACGCCGGCCACGACGATCGGGTCCACCGCCTGGTTCTCGCCCCATTTCCCGAGGTACCGCCCAGTCCTGCCGGTGCGGCCGGTGGGGTTCAGCGGCCGCCCCCGGTCATCGAGCCGGTACGGCACCAGCGCAGCAGCCTGGCGGTCAGCCCAGTCCGGGACCTCGTCCGGTGTCGCGTAGGGATCGGCCCAACCCTCGCGCACACTCCGTTCCAGGCCGGCGCCCCGCAGGTCCGCGGGAGTGATGTCCACGGGGAGATATCCCGGCCACGGCGTCGACCACGAGCGCATGGCATCCGGCACCCGCGCGCCGGCGCGGTCTGCCGAGCTGCTGCTGCCGGTCGCCCACAACTCGGCCGGCCCTGGCTCACCGAGGTCGTCGCGGCGGCGCTGCGCGGTGGTCGGGGGCACCCCCATGGCCGCCGCCAGCTGACTGTCGGAGCCGCCGTCGCGTGTGTGCGCCCGGATGCCGGCGGCACGCACACCCTCCAGGTGCTCCATCAGCCCGCAGACGTCGCGGAGCAACCGTTCGTCCCACGCCGGCCCGGCACCGATCGGACCGTTGTCGACGTCATCCGCGTTGCCCGGGGACTGGATGGCGCGCCCGCGTCGCAGCACGGCCAACCCCGCCAGGACCGTGTCCAGCGCCTCCGCCATTTCCGCCGCGTCGGTTCCCAGCGCGGCAACCTCGTCCTCGGTCAGTGACAGCACCAAATCCAGGCCGCCACATCGCGCCTCGGCACCCTCGCGGTAGGTGAACATCGCTTCCCACCTCCAAGCCGGGTCGCGCACGAGCCAACGTACGAAAGATGTGCGCACGCCGACAAGGGGCGGCACCTCCGGCCCGATCGGCACCCACCGCTCACGCGGGCAAGCCAAGTAAACGTTTGTCACCGCCTCGCCTCGCGGATGCCGGGTTTTCCGACGCCCTTCACCACCGCCGTCTTCAGTCGGTCCGGCCTGTTTTCGGCGAACGAGCAGAGGGAGACATTCCAAATGGAAGGACTCACCCGGCGGCGGTTCCTGGGCTCGGCGGCCGCGACAGTGGGCCTGGCCGGCTTGGCACAGCTGCCCTCCTCGATGCGGAAGGCACTCGCCGGCCCGGCGCGGGACCTGGCGCACCTGCGCGAGATCGAGCGCGTCGTGATCCTCACCCAGGAGAACCGCTCCTTCGACCACTACTTCGGCGCGATGTCCGGAGTCCGCGGATTCGACGATCCGAACCCCCAGGTGCTGACCACCGGACGCTCGGTCTTCCACCAGCCGGACGCGCTCAACCCGGACGGGTACGTGCTGCCGTTCCACCTGGACACGACCAAGACCAACGCCGCCGCCATCCACGACCCCGACCACGGCTGGCCCTCGCAGCACAAGGCCTGGAACGGCGGCGCGATGGACGGCTGGGTTCCCGCACAACGGGCGAGAGTCGGCGACTTCGGCCCGCTGACCATGGGCTACTACACCCGCGACGACATCCCGCTGCACTACGCGCTGGCCGACGCGTTCACCATCTGCGACCACTACCACTGCTCCGTGATGGGCCCGACGTGGCCCAACCGGCTCCACACCATGACCGGCACGATCGACCCGACCGGGGCGCACGGCGGCCCGAACGTCGCGACGAACGTGCTGCCCCCGAGCGGCGGGTTCACGTGGACCACCTACGCCGAGCGCCTCCAGGCGGCCGGGATCAGCTGGCGCAGCTACCAGTCCCACGTCTTCGGGGACGGCCCCGAGCTGGGCTGGTTCCGGCAGTTCCAGACCGCGCCCGTGGGCTCCCCGCTCTACGAGAACGGCATGAAGCTGCGGTCGAAGACCGCGGTCATGGACGACATCCGCAGCGGCACCCTGCCGCAGGTGTCGTGGGTCCAGTCGGAGGCCGACGAGCACCCGAGCGGCCTGCCCGCGGCCGGCGCCGCGTTCATCTACGACCTCCTCGACGCGCTCGCCTCCACTCCGGAGGTCTGGAACAAGACCGTCTTGTTCATCACCTACGACGAGAACGGTGGCTTCTTCGACCACGTCACCCCACCGACACCCCCGCCGGGCACGCCCGGGGAGTACCTGGCCGGGCCCCTGCCCTCGCAGGCGGGTGGCATCGCCGGCCCGATCGGCCTGGGTTTCCGCGTCCCCACGTTCGTCATCTCCCCGTGGAGCCGGGGTGGCTGGGTCGCCGGCGAGACGTTCGACCACACCTCGCTCCTGCGTTTCCTCGAAGCGCGGTTCGGCGTCCCCGAGCCGAACATCAGCGCCTGGCGGCGGCAGACCGTCGGCGACCTCACCTCGACCCTGCGCTTCCCTCGCCGCGACGTACCGTTCCCCACGCTGCCCGACCCGGCGCCCGTGCTGGCACAGCAGAAACAGGAAGCCGCCACGCTGCCGGCCCCGTCCGTACCGACCGCGCAGTCCGTACCCCATCAGGAGCCCGGCTCACGTCCGCGCCTGTGAAGCCGCGCGAAGGCTGACGCGCTGCGGCTGGTCAGCGCTCTTGTGGGTGGGGAATCCCAGTGTGGCCGCGATTCCCCATCCACAAGCGGAGCCGAGCGCCACCAGCAAGGAGCACCGCTCAGCGGGGCGGGGTGCCGGTGGTGGTGAGCTCGATGTGCCGGGCCACGGAGACGACCTGGTCGCCGAAGCGCTGGTAGAACCGTGCGAGCAAAGCCACAGCCAAGGCATCGGCCGGGTTCTCGCCCCAGTTCGACGCCGTGATCAGCCCGAGGATCTCGTCGTGCAGGTCGTCGACGGCGGAGTCGGCGCTGTCCAGCTCGGCGGACATCCCGTCGACCGGGTCCGCCAGCAGCGCGGTGAGCCGATCGGCCATGGCGGCGGTGAGTTCACCCAGCCGGCCGAACCTGTCCAACAGCACAGCGGGAGCAGCCGGACGCGGCTGTTGGGACCGGACGGTCTCGGCGATACGGGCAGCCAGGTCACCCATGCGCTCGACGGTGTCGGCGCAGTACCCGATCGCACGCACGAGCCGCAGTTGCGGGGCCCCCGGAGCCGGCGACGCCAGCAGCGCCTGCGCCCGCTCCTGACACCTCGCGCGCCGCGCGTCCAGCTCGGCGTCCCGGGCGATGACCTGCTCGGCCAGCGCCAGGTCCGCGGTCAGCAGCGCCGTCGTGGCGTCCCGCATCGCCTGCGCCGCGAACAGGCACATCTCCTCCAGCGCCATGCCGAGCCGCGCCAGCTCCTCGGCGAATGGGTCCCGCACGAACCTCAACGTAACGCCGGGCACCGCAGCCGGCGGGCCGCGGTGAGCGACAGGTTTTGCAGCATCACGGATCCGGCTCGCCGTCCGGTGCCGCTGGGCGAGGGCAGTGCAGACCAGAGCAGTGGGCGAGCACAGCGGCACGCCCGAGCAAGTGCCCGGCCTCTGCTACCTCTGCGACCGGATCGTGGCCGTCGGCATCGTGCGGCACGGCTTCGTGCCCGGCTCGTCGGCCATCCACACCTACGCGACCGATTTCGGCAGCGCGCGGACGGTCAGCGGGTGCGACGACGAGCACCCGCAGCAGCTGGCCGGGCAGTGCACCCGCCGGTTCGTCGACGCTGAGCGGTTCGTGGGTGACGGCCGCGGAGCGGCTCAGGGTTTGCGGGCAACTCCGCCGACCATGATCCGCTGGGCGATGTTCGGGGGCCGCAGCAGCGGTCCGTCCGGCCACCAGTCGATCAGCGGCACGATCTCCGGGGTCCGGTCCGGCCCGGGAGAGATGAGTTCGGCCTCGTGGAACAGCTCGCGAATCTCGGCCTTCGTGCGGGCGATCACGCCCTTCAGCGAGCCTGACCTCAGGACCTCCTGAAGTTCCGCGATGGCCTGGTCGTCGCCGGATCCGTCGCTCGGGTCGACGAGGTGGGAGATGACGACGTACGAGCCCGAGGGCAACCGCTTCACGAATTCGGCCGTGACCTCGGCGGGCCGGCCGCGGTCGCCCTTGTGGTGGTGCAGGGTGGCGACGAACAGGACCGCGATCGGCTGGTCCCAGTTCAGGTGCGTTCGCACGGTTTCGTTGTCGAGGATGCTCTCCGGCTCGAAGATGTCGGCCTCGACGTAGCGCGTGCGGTCGTTGTCTTCCAGCAACGCGCGGCCGTTCGCGGCGACGATCGGGTCGTAGTCGGTGTAGACCACCTTCGACTCGGGGTTGATCCGCTGGACCACCTGGTGCACGTTTTCCGCGGTCGGCAGCCCCGACCCGCAGTCGAGAAACTGGGTGATGCCCGCGTTGGTCGCGAGGAACCGGCACACCCGGATCAAGAACGCGCGGTTCTCCCGTGTCGCGTCGGCGATCTCAGGCATCGTGACCATGATGCTCTCGGCCACCTTGCGGTCCGCCTCGTAGTGGTCCTTCCCGCCGAGCAGGTAGTCGTAGACGCGGGCGACGCTGGCCCGCGTCGGATCCACCCCGGGAGGAGCGTTCAGCTCATCCGACACAGGACACCATCCTCCTCGGAATCGTGGCTACCGCCGCACACAGTGTAGTCATTGGTCCGGACGTCAGCACTCCGGATCGCCCGTAGACCACATGAGGAGAACGAGTCGCGGTGACGGCCGGTGGTGACGGCTCCTCGTCATGCGCAAGCTCCCTTCAGCCCGGCCACAGCGCGTGGAAAGTCAGACAGGCCGCCTGCGCTCATGGGCATAATCGGTCGCATGGACTCCGAACAGCTGCGCGCGACCCAGGCCCCGTTGAAGGACAAGTACCGCGACGAACCGGAGAGCGCGCTCGTCACGCTGCACGCCGACGCCGAACTGG encodes:
- a CDS encoding NUDIX domain-containing protein yields the protein MFTYREGAEARCGGLDLVLSLTEDEVAALGTDAAEMAEALDTVLAGLAVLRRGRAIQSPGNADDVDNGPIGAGPAWDERLLRDVCGLMEHLEGVRAAGIRAHTRDGGSDSQLAAAMGVPPTTAQRRRDDLGEPGPAELWATGSSSSADRAGARVPDAMRSWSTPWPGYLPVDITPADLRGAGLERSVREGWADPYATPDEVPDWADRQAAALVPYRLDDRGRPLNPTGRTGRTGRYLGKWGENQAVDPIVVAGVAQPQVLLILRDDCREWAIPGGMVDPGETAPHALARELHEETNVDLAGFDPVILTRAYVEDWRNTDHAWASSTVALYRLEEPVTASAGDDAAEAAWYPFTSLQALTAAIESAGGKLYEGHRPLLSAALEYLSQA
- a CDS encoding alkaline phosphatase family protein, with translation MEGLTRRRFLGSAAATVGLAGLAQLPSSMRKALAGPARDLAHLREIERVVILTQENRSFDHYFGAMSGVRGFDDPNPQVLTTGRSVFHQPDALNPDGYVLPFHLDTTKTNAAAIHDPDHGWPSQHKAWNGGAMDGWVPAQRARVGDFGPLTMGYYTRDDIPLHYALADAFTICDHYHCSVMGPTWPNRLHTMTGTIDPTGAHGGPNVATNVLPPSGGFTWTTYAERLQAAGISWRSYQSHVFGDGPELGWFRQFQTAPVGSPLYENGMKLRSKTAVMDDIRSGTLPQVSWVQSEADEHPSGLPAAGAAFIYDLLDALASTPEVWNKTVLFITYDENGGFFDHVTPPTPPPGTPGEYLAGPLPSQAGGIAGPIGLGFRVPTFVISPWSRGGWVAGETFDHTSLLRFLEARFGVPEPNISAWRRQTVGDLTSTLRFPRRDVPFPTLPDPAPVLAQQKQEAATLPAPSVPTAQSVPHQEPGSRPRL
- a CDS encoding STAS domain-containing protein codes for the protein MTSTIADFRPSTLAQPHPLQLGTQRPTDDTVIVRVDGDIDGDTAPRLHEMLQERVHGTIGTLVIDLTAVTFLSSKGLRTLELAYLLAVERGIACTLRPPMSAAVQRILTLFPMRFTKAIAAPQS
- a CDS encoding Hsp20/alpha crystallin family protein, producing the protein MLMRTDPFRELDRLTQQFFGANGTTARPAVMPMDAYRSGNEYVVQFDLPGVAPDSIDLDVERNVLTVKAERSPDYDEGAEVQVSERPRGVFSRQLFLGDTLDADNIEARYDAGVLTLRVPIAEQAKPRKIAISGGGEAKQIKA
- a CDS encoding J domain-containing protein, translating into MGTTRRRPATIATTMAATARELRLTIRAADPAQPPGVAQLREAGRQPADLVALPAEHPGHRTQRPGRLRRLDDAPATPPLGCRELATPRHVLNSAHRAARDYCTEIRGSPQLYPVRFSLRHEHASPPGPPNPYAVLGLSPNGGAAEITAAYRRAVRDCHPDAPHPDRDRLAAVIAAYRQLRDHPARQATDEPRRHPTHGRDVPVRVHPRTTPPAPDVRAGPVHRHPDRT
- a CDS encoding alpha-L-rhamnosidase C-terminal domain-containing protein; the protein is MNPARIPLRRTPATTTALARSGDAHRTAQPGGAITRVAATYRAPRGLARCARSIEDGRLRPEVEVPVGATTKALTPTVVTRRVRELEPIRAQPLSRATQRKHRRACACRSAGRTPADRESARGPRRTRSRPPERVPVRCLPSRRRRVVDLQCLQFGFGDCPVTSPSSTVDHGVHYEKTR
- a CDS encoding DUF2188 domain-containing protein gives rise to the protein MTGDIETYFQGGQWKNKVEGSSRAANIHDSKEAAVGKGRDMARERKVEHFIRTKDGRIGERNTYGHDPRTIPG
- a CDS encoding SAM-dependent methyltransferase translates to MSDELNAPPGVDPTRASVARVYDYLLGGKDHYEADRKVAESIMVTMPEIADATRENRAFLIRVCRFLATNAGITQFLDCGSGLPTAENVHQVVQRINPESKVVYTDYDPIVAANGRALLEDNDRTRYVEADIFEPESILDNETVRTHLNWDQPIAVLFVATLHHHKGDRGRPAEVTAEFVKRLPSGSYVVISHLVDPSDGSGDDQAIAELQEVLRSGSLKGVIARTKAEIRELFHEAELISPGPDRTPEIVPLIDWWPDGPLLRPPNIAQRIMVGGVARKP
- a CDS encoding PhoU domain-containing protein, which translates into the protein MRDPFAEELARLGMALEEMCLFAAQAMRDATTALLTADLALAEQVIARDAELDARRARCQERAQALLASPAPGAPQLRLVRAIGYCADTVERMGDLAARIAETVRSQQPRPAAPAVLLDRFGRLGELTAAMADRLTALLADPVDGMSAELDSADSAVDDLHDEILGLITASNWGENPADALAVALLARFYQRFGDQVVSVARHIELTTTGTPPR
- a CDS encoding MerR family transcriptional regulator, whose protein sequence is MADLGNLDDQDYPAFTTGQTAKMLGVQEAFLRSLDTADLVRPPRSDGGHRRYSRRRLTLVRLREQLDEGHALAAARIIGLQDQLADAENTIHDLRAQLDQR